The Triticum aestivum cultivar Chinese Spring unplaced genomic scaffold, IWGSC CS RefSeq v2.1 scaffold37374, whole genome shotgun sequence genome window below encodes:
- the LOC123172933 gene encoding protein STRICTOSIDINE SYNTHASE-LIKE 10-like yields MASGRRDLAAATITLAVLLVLFLPITAAAAAAAVPSIDATRTRHLPLRHGLLRGPESVAFDAKGNGPYSGVSDGRVLKWNGDALGWTTYTYGPDYSSEACTASLLRPETATEGHCGRPLGLRFHLKSGYLYVADAYKGLMRVAPGGGEATVLVTEVDGVPLRFTNGVDIDQVTGEVYFTDSSRNYNRSQHEMVTRTGDSTGRLVRYDPRTGKAVVLQADITYPNGFAISADRTHLIISSTGPCKLLRYWIKGSKAGTMELFADLPGYPDNVRPDKKGGYWVALHREKAELPFGVDSHLLALRIDAEGNIIEEMRGPKSVRPTEVVERKGGKLFMGSVELTYMAVVKRK; encoded by the coding sequence ATGGCGAGCGGCAGGAGGGATCTCGCCGCGGCGACGATCACGCTAGCCGTACTGCTCGTGCTCTTCTTGCctatcaccgccgccgccgccgccgccgccgtccccagcATCGACGCCACGCGGACGCGCCACCTGCCGCTGCGACACGGACTGCTGCGCGGCCCTGAGAGCGTCGCCTTCGACGCCAAAGGCAACGGCCCGTACAGCGGCGTGTCCGACGGCCGCGTGCTGAAGTGGAACGGCGACGCGCTCGGCTGGACGACGTACACCTACGGCCCCGACTACAGCAGCGAGGCGTGCACGGCGTCTCTCCTTCGCCCGGAGACGGCCACCGAGGGCCACTGCGGCCGGCCGCTCGGTCTGCGGTTCCACCTCAAGTCCGGGTACCTCTACGTGGCCGACGCCTACAAGGGGCTCATGCGGGTCgcgccgggcggcggggaggcgactGTGCTTGTCACGGAGGTTGATGGCGTGCCTCTCCGTTTCACCAACGGGGTGGACATCGACCAGGTCACTGGCGAGGTCTACTTCACGGACAGCTCCAGGAACTACAATAGGTCTCAGCATGAGATGGTCACAAGAACCGGAGACTCGACGGGCCGCCTTGTTAGGTACGACCCGCGGACAGGAAAGGCCGTCGTGCTCCAGGCCGACATCACTTACCCCAATGGTTTTGCCATCAGCGCTGATCGAACACATCTCATCATCTCATCCACCGGGCCATGTAAGCTATTAAGGTACTGGATCAAGGGCTCAAAGGCCGGAACGATGGAGCTATTCGCAGACCTTCCGGGCTATCCCGATAATGTGAGGCCCGACAAGAAAGGAGGATATTGGGTCGCGCTACACCGTGAGAAGGCTGAGCTTCCCTTTGGCGTCGATAGCCACTTACTCGCCCTGAGGATTGATGCCGAGGGAAATATAATCGAGGAGATGAGAGGACCCAAGAGCGTGAGGCCGACAGAGGTCGTGGAGAGGAAAGGTGGCAAATTGTTCATGGGATCCGTCGAGCTTACTTACATGGCAGTCGTCAAACGCAAATAG